The nucleotide window TCACCAGCGGCATCGACCGGCACTGGATGACGATCGGCTTCGCCCTCGGCACGCTGCTGCTCCAGGTATTCGTGCCGTATCACCGGTATGTGATCTTCCTCAAGTGGATGACCATGTCGCTGCTCGCGTACGCGGCTGTCCTGCTTACCGTGCACGTGCCATGGCACACCGTGGCACTGCGAACGGTATGGCCGGCGTTTCGCCTCGATTCCGCCAGCGCGGCCGTGATCGTCGGGGTCTTCGGTACCACGATCAGTCCCTATCTCTTCTTCTGGCAGACGTCGGAGGAGGTGGAGGAAATGGCGAGGCATCCGGACGCTCGCCCCTTGCGAGACGATGTCGCTGCCGCGCCCGACGAGCTGCGCCGCATCGGATGGGACACCTGGACCGGCATGTTCTACTCGAATATCACGGCGTTCTTCGTCATTCTGGCAACGGCGGTGACATTGCATGCGGGTGGGGTCACGAACATCGAGACGGCGGCACAGGCGGCCAGCGCGCTGCGCCCGCTGGCCGGCGACCTGGCGTACGCGCTTTTCAGTCTCGGCATCGTGAGTGTGGGGCTGATCGGCGTGCCGGTGCTCGCGGGCTCGGGCGCCTATGCGCTGGCCGAGACCCTGCACTGGGAAGAAGGGCTCGAGCGCAAGCTCACGAGTGCGCAGGGTTTCTACGCCATCATTGCCCTGAGCATCATGGCCGCCACCGCCATTCAGTACTCCCCCATCAGCCCCATGAAAGCGCTCTTCTGGAGTGCCGTGATCAACGGCGTGGTGGCCGTGCCCGTGATGGCGGTCGTACTGCTGCTGGCAGCTCGGCGTTCGGTGATGGGACCGTTCACGGCCCGCTGGCCGATCCTTGCGCTGGGCTGGATCGCTACCGCGGTGATGGGCGCGGCCGCCGTCGTGATGTTGGTCGCAAGTTGAAGGTTGCGCCGCCGCCGCAAAGCGCGGCGGCGGCGCAAGGACGAGAAGACCCGGGTGCCAAGTCTCAGTGGGACAGCAACACGGGCGTGGACATGTGCTTGAGTACCGTGCGGGTGGCGCCGCCGAAGACGAGCTCGCGGGTTGGTCCGTGTCCGTATGCGCCCATGACAAGCAGGTCGGCCTCGTAGGCTTCGGAGACGGACAGGAGTTGCACACCGTCGCTGGCGTCCGTGTCCTCGCGGATGGATACGGGCTTCGCGCGCAGGCCGTGCGATTCCATGAGCCTCACGATGTCGGCCAGCGAGGGGTCGTCTCCACCGGGCGAGCGATTGATACCCACCACGAAGATATCCTGGGCCCGGCCCAGCATTTGCCAGGCATCCCCGATGGCGCGGCGCGCTTCGCGCGAGCCATTCCATGCCACCACGATGCGACGAATCTCCTGTGGCAACGTCACGTTGTGCGGCAGCCCCATCACCGGCACGCCGCATGAGACGATCACGTCGCCAAGGCCGTCGACACCCAGGGCGCCAACGCCTCCCGGAGCATCCGGCTGACCAACGATACACAGGTCGGTGGCCTTGGCCACGCTCGAGAGAATGGCGACGGCCGCCCCATAGGGACTGTGCCAGTCGCCCTCGATATCGCTTTCGGCGCACACTTGAGAAAACAGGTGTTCGGCAGCGTGCAATGCCGTGCGCGAGTGCGCCTCGGTCTGGAAGTGATCGCCCGACGCTTCGCGTTGGCCCGAGTGAACAGCTCCCGGACGGTGTGGCAGGTAGATGCCGCAGAGACTGGCGTCGTGCTGGCGCGCGAGCCGGGCGCTGAAGCGAACTCGCGCCGCGCCCGTCGCCGTGTCGTCCATATGAACACAAATTCTCCGTAGGCTCATTTCGATCTCCCGACATGGGACTTCGCGAACTCGACCGCGACCTCGCGGCGCACCGAAGCCATGGCTACATTTATAGCGCCGCACACCACTTCGGTGCGCTCGCGCGGGCCGAACGGTTGACGTGAATCAAGCGCCGGCAAGACAGGAGCGCGCGGCCAAAGGCGTCGCGCTAAGGTGAAGAGACCGAAGTAACTGCCC belongs to Pandoraea pnomenusa and includes:
- a CDS encoding universal stress protein; this translates as MDDTATGAARVRFSARLARQHDASLCGIYLPHRPGAVHSGQREASGDHFQTEAHSRTALHAAEHLFSQVCAESDIEGDWHSPYGAAVAILSSVAKATDLCIVGQPDAPGGVGALGVDGLGDVIVSCGVPVMGLPHNVTLPQEIRRIVVAWNGSREARRAIGDAWQMLGRAQDIFVVGINRSPGGDDPSLADIVRLMESHGLRAKPVSIREDTDASDGVQLLSVSEAYEADLLVMGAYGHGPTRELVFGGATRTVLKHMSTPVLLSH
- a CDS encoding NRAMP family divalent metal transporter: MGIDLGDRRSPTLREALRKRLREHPLARVGPGLITGVADDDPSGVVTYSQAGAQYGFNMLWTMPLALPFMAAIQLICARIGRVTGKGLAANIGTAFPPAVLRIVVALLLVANTLNIAADLAAMGEVAELTSGIDRHWMTIGFALGTLLLQVFVPYHRYVIFLKWMTMSLLAYAAVLLTVHVPWHTVALRTVWPAFRLDSASAAVIVGVFGTTISPYLFFWQTSEEVEEMARHPDARPLRDDVAAAPDELRRIGWDTWTGMFYSNITAFFVILATAVTLHAGGVTNIETAAQAASALRPLAGDLAYALFSLGIVSVGLIGVPVLAGSGAYALAETLHWEEGLERKLTSAQGFYAIIALSIMAATAIQYSPISPMKALFWSAVINGVVAVPVMAVVLLLAARRSVMGPFTARWPILALGWIATAVMGAAAVVMLVAS